A section of the Mesorhizobium loti genome encodes:
- a CDS encoding peptide ABC transporter substrate-binding protein, producing MLKKMLKATVFATTMAVAAGAFYTPAFAETVYNRGTAAESESVDPHKTSTVYEANVLRDLFQGLVMQDEKANLIPGAAESWTVSDDGTVYTFKLRKDGMWSDGSPVTADDFVYAFHRLEDPATGAEYASMLYPVKGAEDVNTKKGKPEDMGVKAIDANTLEVTLKAPTPYFLEMLTHQATYPVSKASIEKLGADWIKPGNLVSNGAYTLAEWVPNDHMKLVKNPKFWDAATVKFDVVNYIPTEDRSSAMKRFEAGELDSYDDLPTEQLADLKTKFGDQIHVGPYLGTYYYAIKTDKAPWNNPELRNAISMAIDRDFIAEKVWQNSMLPGYSMVPPGIEGYTPAMAKYADMPQIDREDAAKKILEKLGYTPEHPLKMEIRYNTSENHKNTAVAIQEQLKPLGVDVTLLNTDTKTHYSFLEQKGDYDVARAAWIADYKDPETFLGISRKASGNNYSNYNSPAYEAAMDKAAAAGGKPEERMKELSEAERILVDDVGQIPLLYYSYHDIVSSKLHGFVDNVMDVHPSRFVSKD from the coding sequence ATGCTGAAAAAAATGCTGAAGGCGACGGTGTTCGCCACCACCATGGCCGTAGCCGCCGGTGCATTCTACACACCGGCTTTCGCGGAGACCGTTTATAACAGGGGCACCGCCGCCGAGTCGGAATCGGTCGATCCGCACAAGACCTCGACGGTCTATGAGGCCAATGTGTTGCGTGACCTGTTCCAGGGGCTGGTCATGCAGGACGAGAAGGCGAACCTCATTCCGGGCGCCGCCGAAAGCTGGACGGTATCGGATGACGGCACCGTCTACACGTTCAAGCTGCGCAAGGACGGCATGTGGTCGGACGGCAGCCCGGTGACGGCCGACGACTTCGTCTACGCCTTCCATCGGCTGGAAGACCCCGCGACCGGTGCCGAATATGCCTCGATGCTCTATCCGGTGAAGGGTGCGGAGGACGTCAACACCAAGAAGGGCAAGCCCGAGGACATGGGCGTCAAGGCGATCGATGCCAACACCCTGGAAGTGACGCTGAAGGCGCCGACGCCTTACTTCCTGGAGATGCTGACCCATCAGGCGACCTATCCGGTCAGCAAGGCCTCGATCGAAAAGCTCGGTGCTGACTGGATCAAGCCCGGCAACCTTGTTTCGAACGGCGCCTATACGCTGGCCGAATGGGTCCCCAACGACCATATGAAACTGGTCAAGAATCCGAAATTCTGGGACGCGGCGACCGTCAAGTTCGACGTCGTCAACTACATCCCGACCGAAGATCGCTCTTCGGCCATGAAGCGCTTCGAAGCCGGCGAGCTCGACAGCTATGACGATCTGCCGACCGAACAGCTCGCCGACCTCAAGACCAAGTTCGGCGACCAGATCCATGTCGGCCCATATCTCGGCACCTATTACTACGCGATCAAGACCGACAAGGCGCCGTGGAACAACCCTGAACTGCGCAACGCCATTTCGATGGCGATCGACCGCGACTTCATCGCCGAAAAGGTCTGGCAGAACTCGATGCTGCCCGGCTATTCCATGGTGCCTCCCGGCATCGAGGGCTACACGCCCGCAATGGCCAAATACGCCGACATGCCGCAGATCGACCGCGAGGACGCCGCCAAGAAAATCCTCGAGAAGCTTGGCTACACGCCCGAACATCCGCTGAAGATGGAAATCCGCTACAACACCTCGGAGAACCACAAGAACACCGCGGTTGCCATCCAGGAGCAGTTGAAGCCGCTTGGCGTCGACGTCACGCTGCTCAACACCGACACCAAGACCCACTACTCCTTCCTTGAGCAGAAGGGCGACTATGACGTGGCGCGTGCCGCCTGGATCGCCGATTACAAGGATCCGGAAACCTTCCTCGGCATCTCGCGCAAGGCGAGCGGCAACAACTACTCGAATTACAACAGCCCGGCCTATGAAGCGGCCATGGACAAGGCGGCCGCCGCCGGCGGCAAGCCCGAGGAGCGCATGAAGGAGCTCTCCGAGGCCGAGCGCATTCTTGTCGACGATGTCGGCCAGATTCCGCTTCTCTACTACAGCTACCACGACATCGTGTCCTCGAAGCTGCATGGCTTCGTCGACAATGTGATGGACGTCCATCCGTCGCGTTTCGTCAGCAAGGACTGA
- a CDS encoding TadG family pilus assembly protein, which translates to MPQRRGKGIGRLVRSMLGDRNANFAVMTALSAPVALALAAVAIDEASIYTERREAQAMVDLAAITAASNINNVNTAVVTTLTDNGMPGVVVQASDQTISPAVGKTVVTVTKGRYASSTANVTQRFQAGVTPYNAVRVTLAKIPARYFASSLIPTPVIGTQATASMTPQAAFSVGSRLLSVNGGILNALLSGLLGGNISLSVMDYNGLISADVSVLSFVSALATQLNITAGTYSNVLASKATVGQIATAMANVPGLGNTAKVALQTIATRSTSTVKIPLSSLIDLGSVGSLGLGQQPSGLGVDASAMGMLTAAAVLANGTNQAAVDLGATIPGLLSTKLNIAIGEPAQSSPWLAVDGIGTVVRTAQTRIKLTASVGVGTPGIGGGVNLVAVNLPLNVEVAYAEAKLTDITCPTGPSSISVSIAAHPGVAQLNLANSNNPSGFADFSQPQTFTDADIADVKLLLIQLIQVMGSAATAITNNSPQTLTFNATDIANKTIKTVSTRNISQSLTTSLVNNLSLSVKALGLGIDLTALLGTVKPAVVALLNTVTAPVDDLLYNVLAALGVGVGQADVRVTGATCGRAVLVQ; encoded by the coding sequence ATGCCGCAGCGTCGGGGCAAGGGCATCGGCCGGCTTGTACGATCGATGCTGGGAGACAGGAATGCGAACTTTGCCGTCATGACGGCACTGAGCGCACCAGTCGCGCTGGCGCTGGCCGCGGTGGCTATCGATGAAGCCTCGATCTATACCGAACGCCGCGAGGCCCAGGCGATGGTCGATCTGGCGGCGATAACCGCCGCCTCGAACATCAACAATGTCAACACGGCGGTCGTGACCACGCTCACCGACAACGGCATGCCGGGTGTCGTCGTTCAAGCCTCGGACCAGACCATTTCCCCGGCCGTCGGAAAGACGGTGGTGACGGTCACAAAGGGCCGATATGCCTCATCAACCGCCAATGTCACCCAGCGCTTCCAGGCGGGCGTGACACCTTACAATGCAGTGCGTGTCACGCTGGCGAAAATCCCCGCCCGCTATTTCGCGAGCTCGCTCATCCCCACTCCGGTCATCGGCACCCAAGCCACGGCCAGCATGACGCCGCAGGCCGCGTTCTCGGTCGGGTCGAGACTGCTCAGCGTCAACGGCGGCATCCTCAACGCGCTTCTAAGCGGGCTTCTCGGCGGCAACATTTCACTCAGCGTCATGGACTATAATGGGCTGATCTCGGCCGACGTCAGCGTGCTCTCCTTTGTCAGTGCCTTGGCCACACAACTGAACATCACCGCCGGCACCTATTCGAACGTGCTGGCCTCGAAGGCGACTGTCGGCCAGATCGCCACCGCCATGGCCAACGTTCCTGGTCTCGGCAATACGGCCAAGGTCGCCCTGCAGACCATCGCCACCAGGTCGACGAGCACGGTCAAGATCCCGCTCAGCAGCCTTATCGACCTTGGTTCCGTCGGCAGCCTGGGCCTCGGACAACAGCCGTCTGGCCTTGGGGTCGACGCAAGCGCCATGGGGATGCTGACCGCCGCCGCCGTGCTCGCAAACGGCACCAACCAGGCGGCGGTCGATCTCGGCGCCACCATCCCCGGGCTGCTCTCCACCAAGCTCAACATCGCCATTGGCGAGCCGGCGCAATCCTCGCCCTGGCTGGCGGTCGATGGCATCGGCACCGTCGTGCGGACCGCCCAGACGCGCATCAAACTGACGGCCTCAGTCGGTGTCGGCACGCCGGGCATCGGCGGCGGCGTCAATCTGGTGGCCGTCAATCTGCCGCTCAATGTTGAAGTCGCCTATGCCGAAGCCAAGCTGACCGACATTACCTGTCCAACAGGACCGTCCAGCATCAGCGTTTCCATCGCCGCACACCCGGGTGTTGCCCAGCTGAACCTGGCCAACAGCAACAATCCCTCCGGCTTCGCCGATTTCAGCCAGCCACAGACCTTCACCGATGCGGACATCGCCGATGTGAAGCTGCTGTTGATACAGCTGATCCAGGTGATGGGTTCGGCCGCGACCGCGATCACCAACAACAGCCCGCAGACCCTGACCTTCAACGCGACCGACATCGCCAACAAGACGATCAAGACCGTTTCGACGCGCAACATCTCGCAGTCGCTCACCACGTCGCTGGTCAACAATTTGTCGCTTTCGGTCAAGGCGCTCGGTCTCGGCATCGATCTGACGGCCCTGCTCGGAACGGTCAAACCAGCAGTTGTGGCCCTGCTCAACACCGTAACGGCGCCCGTCGACGACTTGCTCTACAATGTGCTGGCGGCCCTGGGTGTCGGCGTCGGCCAGGCCGACGTGCGTGTCACCGGAGCAACCTGCGGACGGGCAGTGCTCGTCCAGTAG
- a CDS encoding TadE/TadG family type IV pilus assembly protein codes for MVQNLISRARKRAFRTDNSGTSAVEFALLSPLFILLLLGMVAYGIYFGAANSIQQIAADAARTAIAGLNQTERQTLVASFLANNAGGYPFVDASKLTYQANDSTADGSQFVVSISYDARNLPIWNLFPGIAMPGTTIKRQSTIRVGGI; via the coding sequence ATGGTTCAGAACCTCATTTCCAGGGCCCGAAAGCGCGCATTCCGAACAGACAATTCGGGAACTTCGGCGGTCGAATTCGCTTTACTGTCGCCGCTCTTTATCCTCTTGCTACTCGGAATGGTTGCATACGGCATCTATTTTGGCGCCGCCAACTCGATCCAGCAGATCGCGGCCGACGCCGCCAGGACGGCCATTGCCGGATTGAACCAGACCGAGCGGCAAACGCTGGTGGCCTCCTTCCTCGCCAACAATGCCGGCGGCTACCCCTTCGTGGACGCCAGCAAACTAACCTACCAGGCCAATGACAGCACAGCCGATGGAAGCCAGTTCGTGGTGTCCATCTCCTACGATGCGCGCAACCTGCCGATCTGGAATCTCTTCCCGGGCATAGCCATGCCGGGGACCACCATCAAGCGCCAGTCAACGATCAGGGTCGGGGGTATCTGA
- a CDS encoding ABC transporter permease subunit — protein MLRYVFRRLLTAIPTLFVIVTMAFFLMRVAPGGPFNQERGLSPEIKANLEAQFGLNDPLWLQYLHYLGNLLRGNFGPSYNMPDFTVTELFAKGLPISVQLGASALILALLLGSLLGTIAALNQNKLGDYTVIALATAGSTIPTFVIAPVIQLLFGLTWKLLPIGGWGDGAFINKVGPVLTLALPQIAIVARLMRGSMIESLRSHHIRTARALGLSDWSVVVKHALRGAILPIVSFTGPAAAALLTGSVIVETIFSIPGVGRYFVDAALNRDYTLVMGTVVVIAIFTIVFNLIVDVMYAVVDPRVRYD, from the coding sequence ATGCTGCGATACGTATTCCGGCGGCTTTTGACCGCCATACCGACGCTGTTCGTCATCGTGACGATGGCGTTTTTCCTGATGCGCGTCGCGCCAGGCGGCCCATTCAACCAGGAGCGGGGGCTGAGCCCCGAGATCAAGGCCAACCTTGAAGCCCAGTTCGGCCTCAACGACCCGCTCTGGCTGCAATATCTCCACTATCTCGGCAATCTCTTGCGCGGCAATTTTGGCCCGAGCTACAACATGCCGGACTTCACCGTCACCGAATTGTTCGCCAAGGGCCTGCCCATTTCGGTGCAACTCGGTGCGTCGGCGCTGATCCTGGCGTTGCTGCTGGGTTCCTTGCTCGGCACCATCGCCGCACTCAACCAGAACAAGCTTGGCGACTACACGGTGATTGCGCTGGCGACCGCCGGCAGCACCATCCCGACCTTCGTCATCGCGCCGGTGATCCAGCTCCTTTTCGGGCTGACCTGGAAGCTTTTGCCGATCGGCGGCTGGGGCGATGGCGCCTTCATCAACAAGGTCGGCCCGGTGCTCACCCTTGCCTTGCCGCAGATCGCCATCGTTGCCCGCCTGATGCGCGGCTCGATGATCGAATCTCTGCGCTCCCATCACATCCGCACGGCGCGCGCGCTCGGCCTTTCCGACTGGTCGGTGGTGGTCAAGCATGCCCTGCGCGGCGCTATCCTGCCGATCGTCTCGTTTACCGGCCCCGCGGCGGCGGCCCTTTTGACCGGTTCGGTCATTGTCGAGACGATCTTCTCCATTCCCGGCGTCGGCCGCTATTTCGTCGATGCGGCGCTCAACCGCGACTACACGCTGGTGATGGGGACGGTGGTGGTGATCGCCATCTTCACCATCGTTTTCAACCTGATCGTCGACGTCATGTACGCGGTCGTCGATCCGAGGGTGCGCTATGACTGA